GGAGCGGTATAGGAAACGCTGCTGTAAATGGTATCAGTACCCTCGAACCACCGCTCGGTGACAGTATCATTTATATTGTCCACATGATAGATATCATTTCCATATCCACCACTCATGCTGTCTGCGCCGCTGCCACCGTCTAAAGTATCGTTACCGTATCCACCATCGAGCAGGTCGTTTCCTTCGCCTCCTTGTAGCACGTCATCTCCGTTATCTCCGTAAAGATAGTCGCGATCATCGCCGCCCATCAGCAGGTCGTTACCGTCCATGCCGTGTAGCGTGTCGTTTCCACGACCACCGCTTAAGTGGTTGTTGCCACTGTTGCCTATCAGGGTATTGTCGGAGTTGTTACCGAAACCGTAATTGTTGCCGTAGCCTGTCAAAGTCAGGTTTTCGACGTTGGTTGGAGCGGTGTAGGAAACGCTGCTGTAAATAGTATCAGTACCCTCGAACCACCGCTCGGTGACAGTATCATTTATATTGTCCACATGATAGGTATCATTTCCATATCCGCCGCTCATGCTGTCTGCGCCGCTGCCACCGTCTAAAGTATCGTTGCCGTATCCACCATCAAGCAGGTCGTTTCCTTCGCCTCCTTGTAGCACGTCATCTCCGCTATCTCCGTAAAGATAGTCACGGTCATCGCCGCCCATCAGCAGGTCGTTGCCGTCCATGCCGTGCAGCGTGTCGTTTCCACGACCACCGCTCAAACGATTGTTGCCGCTGTTGCCTATCAGGGTATTGTCGGAGTTGTTACCGAAACCGTAATTGTTGCCGTAGCCTGTCAGTGTCAGGTTTTCGACGTTGGTTGGGGCTGTGTAAGAAACGCTGCTGTAAATGGTATCGGTACCTTCTCCCCACCATTCAGTAACCGTATCGTTCACATTATCTACATAGTAAATATCATCTCCGTATCCTCCGCTCATGCTGTCTGCACCGCTGCCACCGTCTAAAGTGTCGTTGCCGTATCCACCATCGAGCAGGTCGTTTCCTTCGCCTCCTTGTAGCACGTCATTTCCACTACCTCCGTAAAGATAGTCGCGATCATCGCCGCCCATCAGCAGGTCGTTACCATCCATGCCGTGTAGTGTGTCATTACCACGACCACCGCTTAAGCGGTTGTTGCCACTGTTGCCTATCAGGGTGTTATTTGAGTTGTTGCCGAAACCGTAATTGTTGCCGTAGCCGGTCAGTGTCAGGTTTTCGACGTGTGTCGGTAAGGTAAAGTTTGTATCGGCGTAAACGGTATCGTTGCCTTCATATTCATATTCAACGATGGTGTCACCTGCATTTTTACTGTGGTAAACATCGTTGCCTAAGCCGCCGTAGAATACGGTATGCCCGAGACTGCCATATAAAACGTCATCGCGGGTCGTGCCTTTAATGACGACGGATTCATTGTTTGCTACGTTATAGTATAAAGGATGCAATGTATTGGCCATAATGGCTCTCCTTGTGAACAAGTTGCTAGGAAAAATAGACATAAATATCTATTTGACATTTATAGGTTTTTTCTTGTATGTTTGATGCTGATTGTATCGAGAAATAAAATGATGCAAAAGATATAATAATTTATATTATTGTTTTTTATATTAATTTAAAATATGAAATGATATTTGATAGCATTCTAATTAACTGCCGATTGCATGGTGGCTCTTCAGTCGATCATGCTACTGCCGGAGCAGAATTACAAAAAACGCTTGCTTTAGACTGAAATCCAAAGTATAAACTGCTGTCATCTAGTCATTTTGTTAATGAGTTAAAGAGAAAAAATAATGGAAATCAAACAAACCAATTCAACTATC
The DNA window shown above is from Neisseria sicca and carries:
- a CDS encoding calcium-binding protein, yielding MANTLHPLYYNVANNESVVIKGTTRDDVLYGSLGHTVFYGGLGNDVYHSKNAGDTIVEYEYEGNDTVYADTNFTLPTHVENLTLTGYGNNYGFGNNSNNTLIGNSGNNRLSGGRGNDTLHGMDGNDLLMGGDDRDYLYGGSGNDVLQGGEGNDLLDGGYGNDTLDGGSGADSMSGGYGDDIYYVDNVNDTVTEWWGEGTDTIYSSVSYTAPTNVENLTLTGYGNNYGFGNNSDNTLIGNSGNNRLSGGRGNDTLHGMDGNDLLMGGDDRDYLYGDSGDDVLQGGEGNDLLDGGYGNDTLDGGSGADSMSGGYGNDTYHVDNINDTVTERWFEGTDTIYSSVSYTAPTNVENLTLTGYGNNYGFGNNSDNTLIGNSGNNHLSGGRGNDTLHGMDGNDLLMGGDDRDYLYGDNGDDVLQGGEGNDLLDGGYGNDTLDGGSGADSMSGGYGNDIYHVDNINDTVTERWFEGTDTIYSSVSYTAPTNVENLTLTGSNNIFGIGNYGDNTLTGNSGHNRLSGEEGNDTLYGMSGDDTLSGGNGYDYLNGGDGDDYLAGGLGSDTIVTGAGKDTVAFTAADIREGSIDRLTDFNSDMDKLDLSAMRSLLSGNSANLSWSEMFVRNPAYYDADRSYLVFDSYQQTLAYRAAGASSNTVFAKFDSDQAVWLNASNIIG